In Pelosinus sp. UFO1, one genomic interval encodes:
- a CDS encoding M23 family metallopeptidase: MTDPIETPTAKKATVIKKMLTLSAPWRIFLLCMLLISILFYQLHLPLTSQVATANEVTEYTAPSLPTPPSITPKPAANLVATPSIWPVRGTITSGFGWRISPFGDGNELHPGVDIAYTMGAPVVATADGEVVASGPAGGYGNLVQIDHGNGIATLYGHNSQLAVNVGQQVKKGQVIAYAGSTGKSTGPHVHYEVRINNTPIDPMKYLVSY, encoded by the coding sequence ATGACAGATCCTATAGAAACTCCGACTGCAAAAAAGGCAACTGTTATCAAAAAAATGCTAACACTCTCAGCACCATGGCGCATCTTCTTGCTATGTATGCTACTTATATCGATACTCTTCTACCAATTACACTTGCCGCTTACCTCGCAGGTGGCAACAGCAAATGAAGTTACCGAGTACACAGCTCCCAGCTTGCCAACTCCACCCTCGATTACGCCTAAACCAGCTGCTAACTTAGTTGCAACACCTTCTATTTGGCCTGTTCGAGGAACCATTACTTCAGGGTTTGGTTGGCGAATCTCGCCATTCGGCGACGGTAATGAGTTACATCCTGGTGTCGATATTGCCTATACTATGGGCGCACCAGTAGTGGCAACTGCCGACGGCGAAGTCGTAGCGAGTGGTCCGGCTGGTGGCTATGGCAATCTAGTACAAATTGACCACGGAAATGGTATCGCAACACTATATGGCCACAACTCCCAGCTAGCTGTTAATGTTGGACAACAAGTCAAGAAAGGACAGGTTATTGCCTATGCTGGCAGCACTGGCAAAAGCACCGGCCCCCATGTCCATTACGAAGTGCGTATAAACAATACTCCTATAGATCCAATGAAATACCTAGTATCCTATTAA
- a CDS encoding iron-containing alcohol dehydrogenase produces MKNFEYYTPTKVVFGKDAEAQTGSLIQAQNCKKVLVNFGGSSAKQSGLLDKVFDSLTNAEIEYVTLGGVVPNPRLSKVYEGIDLCKKENVDFILAVGGGSVIDSAKAIGYGMVNDCDVWDLYEGKAKATGCLPVGVILTIAAAGSEMSSSSVITKEEGWLKRGCNTDYSRCKFAIMNPELTYTLPQYQTESGCTDILMHTMERYFTTERSMEVTDSISEGLMRTVIHNAKILMHKPQCYDARAEIMWAGSLSHNGLTGCGSVGDWSCHQLEHELGGMFDVAHGAGLSAVWGSWARYVYKTDVMRFVQFAVNVLGVSNDFKDPEKTALEGIKAMENFYRFIGMPTSIRELGVELTDEQIHELAYKCSFKKTRTIGNFQILNMEDIEKIYIMAR; encoded by the coding sequence ATGAAAAATTTTGAATATTATACCCCTACTAAAGTGGTTTTCGGTAAGGATGCGGAAGCACAGACTGGAAGCCTTATTCAAGCCCAGAATTGTAAAAAGGTGTTAGTTAATTTCGGAGGCAGTAGTGCGAAGCAGTCCGGCTTGTTGGACAAAGTATTTGATTCTCTCACAAATGCAGAGATCGAATATGTTACTTTGGGTGGTGTGGTACCTAACCCTAGACTTTCTAAGGTGTATGAAGGTATAGATCTGTGCAAAAAAGAGAACGTTGACTTCATTCTAGCTGTAGGTGGCGGTAGCGTTATTGATTCTGCAAAAGCCATCGGCTACGGTATGGTAAATGACTGTGATGTATGGGATTTGTACGAAGGCAAAGCTAAGGCAACCGGATGCCTGCCAGTCGGTGTCATCCTGACTATTGCAGCAGCGGGTAGTGAGATGAGTAGTTCCTCTGTTATCACCAAGGAAGAAGGATGGCTGAAGAGAGGCTGTAATACTGACTATTCACGATGCAAATTTGCTATTATGAATCCGGAGCTGACATATACGTTACCACAGTATCAGACGGAGAGTGGCTGTACTGATATTCTAATGCATACTATGGAGCGTTATTTCACTACGGAAAGAAGCATGGAAGTGACAGATAGTATCAGCGAAGGTTTGATGAGGACCGTGATCCATAACGCAAAAATACTGATGCATAAACCCCAATGTTATGATGCACGTGCAGAAATAATGTGGGCTGGAAGCCTTTCACACAATGGATTGACAGGGTGCGGTTCTGTTGGTGACTGGTCGTGCCATCAGTTGGAACATGAGTTGGGCGGCATGTTCGATGTAGCTCACGGTGCGGGCCTGTCGGCGGTGTGGGGAAGTTGGGCACGGTATGTATACAAGACTGATGTAATGCGCTTTGTACAGTTTGCGGTGAATGTGTTGGGGGTGTCCAATGATTTCAAAGATCCTGAAAAAACCGCTCTGGAAGGTATCAAAGCCATGGAGAATTTTTATCGATTTATCGGTATGCCCACTTCTATTAGGGAATTGGGTGTTGAATTAACGGACGAGCAGATTCACGAGTTGGCTTACAAGTGTAGCTTTAAAAAAACAAGAACCATCGGCAATTTCCAAATTCTAAATATGGAGGATATAGAAAAAATTTATATCATGGCGAGATAA
- a CDS encoding arsenate reductase family protein, with protein sequence MRYQFVYYPKCTTCQKAKKWLNDNGVTYEERNIKDENPSVVELEEWQKKSDLPVKKFFNTSGLLYKSMQLKDKLPKMCDTEMFAMLATNGMLVKRPILVAGNRVLVGFKEDEWKQIK encoded by the coding sequence ATGAGATATCAGTTTGTTTATTACCCCAAATGCACCACCTGTCAAAAGGCAAAGAAATGGCTGAATGATAATGGAGTTACTTATGAGGAGAGGAATATCAAGGATGAAAATCCGTCTGTGGTGGAATTAGAGGAGTGGCAGAAGAAAAGCGACCTTCCGGTTAAAAAATTTTTTAATACCAGCGGACTTTTATACAAATCAATGCAACTAAAAGACAAGCTACCGAAGATGTGCGATACAGAGATGTTCGCCATGCTTGCAACCAATGGAATGCTGGTCAAACGGCCTATATTAGTTGCTGGCAATCGAGTATTGGTAGGATTTAAGGAAGATGAATGGAAGCAAATTAAATAG
- a CDS encoding PEP phosphonomutase, translated as MSERILDLRPEKLLKLQGNALVESIRTAEGRTILSEMVCPMMSMLYDVSNPELAAGLGADIVLLNLYDVYKPDVFGITPLQGESVIEAVKRLSGRVVGVNLEPVASDPVFMGEKEELPLGRRATRENARLAYEQGAQLITITGNPKVGVDNQTIQHAIAEIRSELGNDIVIIAGKMHASGIKSEAAENIITEQTVEKFLTAGADIILVPAPGTVPGITVEFIKRICEYVHQHGALVMTTIGTSQEGADTQTIKSIALNCKMAGTDIHHIGDAGYAGFAIPENILAYSIAIRGRRHTFRRMAMRI; from the coding sequence ATGAGTGAACGTATATTAGATTTACGTCCAGAAAAACTACTGAAGCTACAAGGTAATGCTTTGGTAGAAAGTATTAGGACGGCGGAAGGTCGTACCATCTTGAGTGAAATGGTTTGTCCGATGATGTCAATGCTCTATGATGTTAGCAATCCTGAATTGGCGGCTGGCCTTGGTGCTGATATTGTGCTTTTAAATCTATATGATGTATATAAACCAGATGTTTTTGGTATTACCCCACTACAGGGTGAAAGTGTGATTGAAGCGGTAAAACGCTTGAGTGGTCGGGTCGTTGGCGTGAATCTTGAGCCGGTTGCAAGTGATCCCGTGTTTATGGGTGAAAAAGAAGAGTTGCCATTAGGGCGCAGGGCGACTCGGGAAAATGCTCGTCTGGCATATGAGCAAGGTGCCCAACTCATTACTATTACAGGTAATCCCAAAGTAGGTGTTGATAATCAAACCATTCAACATGCAATTGCCGAAATTCGTAGTGAGTTAGGCAATGATATTGTTATTATCGCAGGGAAAATGCATGCTTCTGGGATTAAGAGCGAAGCTGCAGAAAATATTATAACTGAGCAGACTGTAGAAAAATTCTTAACTGCTGGAGCTGATATTATTCTGGTGCCAGCCCCCGGGACTGTACCAGGAATTACAGTTGAGTTTATTAAGCGAATTTGTGAATATGTACATCAACATGGAGCTTTGGTGATGACTACGATCGGTACTTCCCAAGAAGGGGCAGATACCCAGACAATTAAAAGCATTGCACTAAACTGCAAAATGGCTGGAACTGATATTCACCATATTGGTGATGCTGGATATGCTGGTTTTGCTATTCCGGAGAATATTTTAGCCTATTCTATTGCGATTCGTGGCAGACGCCATACTTTTCGGCGCATGGCAATGCGCATATAA
- a CDS encoding VOC family protein produces MRNKLTLVTLGVKDLDTATRFYRDGLGWKSSSASQDNIVFFDLGGVGLSLYPKQLLAEDANVSSEGTGFSGITLAHNAKSIEEVDKVLYKAEQAGAKIIKKAQKVFWGGYSGYFADPDGYLWEVAWNPFLSFDENNALIFP; encoded by the coding sequence GTGCGAAATAAATTAACATTGGTTACTTTAGGCGTAAAGGATTTAGATACTGCTACTAGGTTTTATCGGGACGGTTTGGGATGGAAGTCTTCAAGTGCAAGTCAGGATAATATCGTCTTCTTTGATTTAGGAGGCGTTGGCTTATCGCTATATCCTAAACAACTACTTGCAGAAGATGCAAATGTAAGTTCAGAAGGAACAGGCTTTTCAGGTATTACTTTAGCGCATAATGCTAAAAGTATTGAAGAAGTAGATAAAGTTCTCTATAAGGCTGAACAAGCAGGAGCAAAAATTATCAAAAAAGCCCAAAAAGTATTTTGGGGAGGTTATAGCGGCTATTTTGCTGACCCAGACGGTTATTTATGGGAAGTTGCTTGGAATCCTTTTTTAAGTTTTGATGAAAATAATGCTTTGATCTTTCCCTGA
- a CDS encoding CBO0543 family protein → MLFFLFWVSVIPYIVWWKIVDRKNFFEITTYGLLVALFTGLLDAIGVELDIWDYKYDLVPLSDVLIVYDVSILPITYMLVYQYFRTWRSFAIAHVIVAFVFAFVFEPILMWLDIYHPSKWTHIYSFVGYFLVAIFLRWLMNQLIKKSKSF, encoded by the coding sequence ATGCTATTCTTCTTATTCTGGGTCAGTGTTATCCCCTATATTGTGTGGTGGAAAATCGTCGACCGTAAAAATTTCTTTGAAATTACGACTTACGGATTATTAGTAGCTTTATTTACCGGCCTACTAGATGCAATTGGTGTAGAATTGGATATCTGGGATTATAAATACGATCTAGTCCCTTTATCGGATGTCCTTATCGTATATGATGTGTCTATATTGCCGATTACGTATATGCTTGTTTATCAGTACTTCCGGACATGGAGGTCATTTGCCATCGCTCATGTCATCGTTGCTTTTGTGTTCGCCTTTGTCTTTGAGCCTATTCTTATGTGGTTAGATATTTACCACCCATCCAAATGGACACATATTTATTCTTTTGTCGGATATTTTCTTGTTGCCATATTTCTCCGATGGCTGATGAATCAATTAATTAAAAAGAGCAAATCATTCTAA
- a CDS encoding tetratricopeptide repeat protein, with protein sequence MKKSLLIIICVFMLSSMSVVFASETQPIVNPIDQTITSSTNIITNNPNDAIAYCKRGNAYRAKGQYDLALNDLNKALEINPKYAFAYFNRAFLYEKMDNIGLAIEDYSKAIESDPAYAFAYNNRGNLYNQKKQYDLGLNDLRKAIEINPNYTLAYFNLGLAYENRTLYQDAINTYRKLIQSATLPQDKDLVDSAQNRIRGLGGTL encoded by the coding sequence TTGAAAAAAAGCCTGTTAATTATCATATGTGTTTTTATGTTAAGTAGCATGTCCGTAGTTTTTGCTTCAGAGACACAACCTATTGTAAATCCTATTGACCAAACGATAACTAGTAGTACGAACATTATAACTAATAATCCCAATGATGCCATAGCTTACTGTAAACGGGGAAATGCATACCGGGCAAAAGGTCAATATGATTTAGCGCTTAATGACCTTAATAAGGCATTAGAAATTAATCCTAAGTATGCATTTGCCTATTTTAATCGGGCATTTTTGTATGAAAAAATGGACAATATTGGTTTAGCTATTGAAGATTATAGCAAAGCAATAGAATCTGATCCCGCTTATGCATTTGCCTACAATAATCGTGGAAACCTTTATAACCAAAAAAAACAATATGATTTGGGGCTTAATGATCTACGTAAGGCAATAGAAATTAATCCTAATTATACCTTAGCATATTTCAATTTAGGCTTGGCATATGAAAACAGAACATTATATCAGGATGCTATTAATACATATCGTAAGCTTATCCAAAGTGCAACGTTGCCTCAAGATAAAGATTTGGTGGACTCAGCCCAGAATCGTATTCGAGGATTAGGTGGAACTTTATAA